The following coding sequences are from one Gossypium hirsutum isolate 1008001.06 chromosome A12, Gossypium_hirsutum_v2.1, whole genome shotgun sequence window:
- the LOC107917928 gene encoding uncharacterized protein isoform X1, with the protein MQDSTTVGDKTIEILLLSAFKIRYKEILTKAYTAAYTTASKFLTLLTKEESNSQVSMSAFKKWRMGGPKLQRASVLIQLIELGWGIFIITRGLSNASFTDSAFNLDEQISQLMQCKPLSEQQAKWLNKQLSKLWPFVAECFGFSGG; encoded by the exons GTTGGTGATAAAACCATTGAAATCTTGCTCTTATCGGCATTCAAGATCAGATATAAGGAGATCTTAACCAAGGCATATACTGCAGCATACACAACGGCTTCCAAATTCTTGACCCTTCTAACAAAAGAAGAATCAAATT CTCAAGTTTCGATGTCGGCCTTTAAGAAGTGGCGGATGGGGGGCCCCAAGCTTCAAAGAGCTTCAGTACTAATT CAACTAATTGAACTTGGATGGGGCATTTTCATCATTACACGAG GACTGAGCAATGCTTCCTTTACAG ACTCAGCCTTCAATCTCGATGAACAGATCTCGCAGCTGATGCAATGTAAGCCACTTTCGGAGCAGcag GCAAAATGGTTGAACAAGCAATTGAGCAAATTATGGCCTTTTGTTGCAGAG TGTTTTGGATTCTCTGGCGGTTGA
- the LOC107917928 gene encoding uncharacterized protein isoform X2, whose protein sequence is MGILRKIESLNNKAAQVSMSAFKKWRMGGPKLQRASVLIQLIELGWGIFIITRGLSNASFTDSAFNLDEQISQLMQCKPLSEQQAKWLNKQLSKLWPFVAECFGFSGG, encoded by the exons ATGGGTATTTTGAGAAAGATTGAGAGTTTGAACAACAAAGCAGCTCAAGTTTCGATGTCGGCCTTTAAGAAGTGGCGGATGGGGGGCCCCAAGCTTCAAAGAGCTTCAGTACTAATT CAACTAATTGAACTTGGATGGGGCATTTTCATCATTACACGAG GACTGAGCAATGCTTCCTTTACAG ACTCAGCCTTCAATCTCGATGAACAGATCTCGCAGCTGATGCAATGTAAGCCACTTTCGGAGCAGcag GCAAAATGGTTGAACAAGCAATTGAGCAAATTATGGCCTTTTGTTGCAGAG TGTTTTGGATTCTCTGGCGGTTGA
- the LOC121211108 gene encoding S-norcoclaurine synthase 1 yields the protein MDTKVVSRGFAGSLPVDSVQALASKNLKNIPSRYIRPEVEFEVVSIGESQQIPVIDMSKLDRDDEQKKLHQACKDWGFFQLINHGIADEVIEKMKIDTQEFFKLPLEEKLAYAQLPNEIEGYGQTLVRSADQKLDWNDMLFLFPLPVPLRNMRFWPANPPSFRETFDKYSTELQKVTIYLIKRIAKNLGTDPEMLSSFFEDGVQAIRTNYYPPCAEASKVFGASPHSDSTGLTLLLQVNEVEGLQIKKDEKWVPVKPIPGALIVNIGDIIEIMSNGEYRSIEHRVVVNQEKERLSMAAFHRPKVGTEIGPLADLVRTNKAQYKTMSLEEFLRLRLSRKVRGKHLLNQMKL from the exons ATGGACACAAAGGTGGTGAGCAGAGGATTTGCTGGTTCTTTACCTGTTGATAGTGTCCAAGCACTTGCATCCAAGAACCTGAAGAACATCCCATCCAGATATATCAGACCTGAGGTTGAATTTGAAGTAGTTTCCATAGGTGAATCCCAGCAGATTCCTGTAATTGACATGAGCAAACTAGATCGTGATGATGAACAGAAAAAACTCCATCAGGCTTGCAAAGACTGGGGTTTCTTCCAG TTAATCAATCATGGGATAGCAGATGAAGTGATTGAGAAAATGAAGATTGACACTCAAGAGTTCTTTAAGTTGCCATTGGAGGAGAAGTTGGCTTATGCACAGCTACCAAATGAGATTGAAGGTTACGGTCAAACCCTGGTAAGGTCGGCAGATCAGAAGCTAGATTGGAATGACATGCTCTTTCTTTTTCCCCTGCCTGTGCCGTTAAGAAATATGAGATTCTGGCCAGCCAATCCCCCTTCCTTCAG AGAAACCTTTGACAAGTACTCGACGGAGTTGCAGAAGGTTACGATTTATCTCATTAAGCGGATTGCCAAGAACTTGGGAACTGATCCTGAGATGCTTTCAAGCTTTTTCGAGGATGGAGTACAAGCTATAAGAACGAACTATTATCCACCATGTGCAGAGGCAAGCAAGGTTTTTGGTGCATCTCCACACTCTGACTCCACAGGCTTAACACTATTGCTTCAAGTGAATGAAGTTGAAGGATTACAaatcaagaaagatgagaaatggGTGCCTGTTAAACCCATCCCTGGTGCATTGATCGTCAACATTGGAGACATAATAGAG ATTATGAGCAATGGAGAATACAGAAGCATAGAACATAGAGTTGTGGTGAATCAGGAGAAAGAGCGGCTGTCAATGGCAGCATTTCACAGACCGAAAGTAGGTACCGAGATTGGACCATTGGCAGATCTTGTTCGGACAAACAAAGCACAGTACAAGACTATGTCACTTGAGGAGTTCCTCAGACTGAGGCTTAGCAGGAAAGTTCGAGGGAAACATCTGTTGAATCAAATGAAGCTCTAG